Proteins co-encoded in one Sebastes fasciatus isolate fSebFas1 chromosome 11, fSebFas1.pri, whole genome shotgun sequence genomic window:
- the LOC141776712 gene encoding acyl-CoA-binding domain-containing protein 5A-like isoform X3 — MAQEEDIHSLEAKFVAAVKVIRSLPDEGPFQPSDDMMLMFYSYYKQATLGPCDIPRPNGFWDTHGKAKWDAWSSLGNMTKEEAMKNYVEDIQLILETMPISDEVSDLVQTLGNFYSGVDREGEEAEDNEVDSRPFTRPFANHTGWRPQPRLLTVDKRWRSDTRGSSSSMEPSMSSFTNGTNSSLNSEVEEEELACSVEPSVQYNSYMHFNGHLSGHSDAVSEKHHRSTDSDNEEFCDSMEHLAMEESTSKILSPGSGAASVRKRDLWFESNTTLNGGEDSVLMGESYFKEGISASQHNSSLSRRGRGSLSPRATCSSQRCASVDATNCCLSQSRHPVSVARGNVNEQIATALLRLQHDMATVLHRLHALEAHTVSQSRSSSPRQDSPLPVAQKFLRPSWWPFDFSPLTVVLTALWPLISHWLVQLYLQRRRRKIP; from the exons ATGGCGCAGGAGGAGGACATACACAGCCTGGAGGCGAAATTTGTTGCTGCAGTTAAAGTGATCCGGAGTTTGCCTGATGAAG GTCCTTTCCAGCCATCTGATGACATGATGCTGATGTTCTATAGTTACTACAAGCAGGCCACCCTGGGGCCCTGCGACATCCCCAGACCGAACGGCTTCTGGGACACTCATGGAAAAGCTAAATg GGATGCATGGAGCTCTTTAGGAAATATGACAAAGGAAGAAGCCATGAAGAACTATGTTGAGGACATCCAGCTG ATTTTGGAGACCATGCCAATCTCGGATGAAGTGTCTGACCTGGTGCAGACGCTTGGCAATTTCTACTCAGGGGTagacagagaaggagaagaggctGAAGACAATGAGGTGGACAGCAGACCCTTCACCAGGCCTTTTGCAAACCACACAG GCTGGAGGCCTCAGCCTCGGCTGCTGACGGTGGACAAAAGGTGGAGGTCTGACACCAGgggctccagcagcagcatggagcccAGCATGTCCTCCTTCACCAACGGGACAAACAGCTCCCTCAACAgcgaggtggaggaggaggagcttgcCTGCTCCGTGGAGCCCAGCGTGCAGTACAACTCCTATATGCACTTTAACGGACACCTGAGTG GTCATAGTGATGCTGTCTCTGAGAAGCACCACCGATCCACAGACTCAGATAACGAGGAATTCTGTGACTCAATGGAGCATCTGGCCATGGAAGAG TCTACATCAAAAATACTGTCACCCGGATCAGGAGCGGCTTCAGTGAGGAAAAGGGATCTTTGGTTTGAGAGCAACACCACCCTGAATGGAGGAGAGGATTCAGTACTCATGGGAGAGTCCTACTTTAAAGAAGGGATTAGTGCAAGCCAGCACAACAGCTCCTTGTCAAGAAGAGGGAGAG GTTCACTATCGCCAAGGGCAACCTGCAGCTCTCAGCGGTGTGCTAGCGTCGATGCCACCAACTGCTGTTTGTCACAGAGCCGACATCCTGTTAGCGTTGCCAGGGGAAACGTCAACGAACAAATAGCTACGGCTCTGCTGCGGCTGCAGCATGACATGGCCACAGTGTTGCACAGGCTGCACGCTCTGGAGGCGCATACGGTGTCACAG tcAAGATCATCTTCGCCAAGGCAGGACTCCCCCCTACCTGTAGCACAAAAG tTCCTGAGACCTTCTTGGTGGCCTTTTGACTTCTCTCCACTCACAGTGGTGTTGACTGCACTCTGGCCTCTGATTTCCCATTGGCTTGTCCAGCTTTACTTACAACGGAGGAGAAG GAAAATCCCATGA
- the LOC141776712 gene encoding acyl-CoA-binding domain-containing protein 5A-like isoform X1, with the protein MAQEEDIHSLEAKFVAAVKVIRSLPDEGPFQPSDDMMLMFYSYYKQATLGPCDIPRPNGFWDTHGKAKWDAWSSLGNMTKEEAMKNYVEDIQLILETMPISDEVSDLVQTLGNFYSGVDREGEEAEDNEVDSRPFTRPFANHTDDLVKQLYKPTMEGYGDLWDDIQNFQEHDSSVHGVSVSNEEAEGCRENSEIESKEESSDWRKSEEEENGDEEDNTDDEDKEEEEEEEKGWRPQPRLLTVDKRWRSDTRGSSSSMEPSMSSFTNGTNSSLNSEVEEEELACSVEPSVQYNSYMHFNGHLSGHSDAVSEKHHRSTDSDNEEFCDSMEHLAMEESTSKILSPGSGAASVRKRDLWFESNTTLNGGEDSVLMGESYFKEGISASQHNSSLSRRGRGSLSPRATCSSQRCASVDATNCCLSQSRHPVSVARGNVNEQIATALLRLQHDMATVLHRLHALEAHTVSQSRSSSPRQDSPLPVAQKFLRPSWWPFDFSPLTVVLTALWPLISHWLVQLYLQRRRRKIP; encoded by the exons ATGGCGCAGGAGGAGGACATACACAGCCTGGAGGCGAAATTTGTTGCTGCAGTTAAAGTGATCCGGAGTTTGCCTGATGAAG GTCCTTTCCAGCCATCTGATGACATGATGCTGATGTTCTATAGTTACTACAAGCAGGCCACCCTGGGGCCCTGCGACATCCCCAGACCGAACGGCTTCTGGGACACTCATGGAAAAGCTAAATg GGATGCATGGAGCTCTTTAGGAAATATGACAAAGGAAGAAGCCATGAAGAACTATGTTGAGGACATCCAGCTG ATTTTGGAGACCATGCCAATCTCGGATGAAGTGTCTGACCTGGTGCAGACGCTTGGCAATTTCTACTCAGGGGTagacagagaaggagaagaggctGAAGACAATGAGGTGGACAGCAGACCCTTCACCAGGCCTTTTGCAAACCACACAG ATGATCTGGTCAAACAATTATACAAACCAACAATGGAAG GCTATGGGGATCTGTGGGATGATATACAAAACTTCCAAGAACATGACAGCAGTGTTCATGGCGTAAGTGTCAGTAATGAGGAAGCAGAGGGATGCAGAGAAAATAGTGAAATCGAGAGTAAAGAGGAAAGTAGTGATTGGAGGaaaagtgaggaagaggagaatggGGATGAAGAAGACAATACAGACGAtgaagacaaggaggaggaagaggaggaggaaaaag GCTGGAGGCCTCAGCCTCGGCTGCTGACGGTGGACAAAAGGTGGAGGTCTGACACCAGgggctccagcagcagcatggagcccAGCATGTCCTCCTTCACCAACGGGACAAACAGCTCCCTCAACAgcgaggtggaggaggaggagcttgcCTGCTCCGTGGAGCCCAGCGTGCAGTACAACTCCTATATGCACTTTAACGGACACCTGAGTG GTCATAGTGATGCTGTCTCTGAGAAGCACCACCGATCCACAGACTCAGATAACGAGGAATTCTGTGACTCAATGGAGCATCTGGCCATGGAAGAG TCTACATCAAAAATACTGTCACCCGGATCAGGAGCGGCTTCAGTGAGGAAAAGGGATCTTTGGTTTGAGAGCAACACCACCCTGAATGGAGGAGAGGATTCAGTACTCATGGGAGAGTCCTACTTTAAAGAAGGGATTAGTGCAAGCCAGCACAACAGCTCCTTGTCAAGAAGAGGGAGAG GTTCACTATCGCCAAGGGCAACCTGCAGCTCTCAGCGGTGTGCTAGCGTCGATGCCACCAACTGCTGTTTGTCACAGAGCCGACATCCTGTTAGCGTTGCCAGGGGAAACGTCAACGAACAAATAGCTACGGCTCTGCTGCGGCTGCAGCATGACATGGCCACAGTGTTGCACAGGCTGCACGCTCTGGAGGCGCATACGGTGTCACAG tcAAGATCATCTTCGCCAAGGCAGGACTCCCCCCTACCTGTAGCACAAAAG tTCCTGAGACCTTCTTGGTGGCCTTTTGACTTCTCTCCACTCACAGTGGTGTTGACTGCACTCTGGCCTCTGATTTCCCATTGGCTTGTCCAGCTTTACTTACAACGGAGGAGAAG GAAAATCCCATGA
- the LOC141776712 gene encoding acyl-CoA-binding domain-containing protein 5A-like isoform X2: MAQEEDIHSLEAKFVAAVKVIRSLPDEGPFQPSDDMMLMFYSYYKQATLGPCDIPRPNGFWDTHGKAKWDAWSSLGNMTKEEAMKNYVEDIQLILETMPISDEVSDLVQTLGNFYSGVDREGEEAEDNEVDSRPFTRPFANHTGYGDLWDDIQNFQEHDSSVHGVSVSNEEAEGCRENSEIESKEESSDWRKSEEEENGDEEDNTDDEDKEEEEEEEKGWRPQPRLLTVDKRWRSDTRGSSSSMEPSMSSFTNGTNSSLNSEVEEEELACSVEPSVQYNSYMHFNGHLSGHSDAVSEKHHRSTDSDNEEFCDSMEHLAMEESTSKILSPGSGAASVRKRDLWFESNTTLNGGEDSVLMGESYFKEGISASQHNSSLSRRGRGSLSPRATCSSQRCASVDATNCCLSQSRHPVSVARGNVNEQIATALLRLQHDMATVLHRLHALEAHTVSQSRSSSPRQDSPLPVAQKFLRPSWWPFDFSPLTVVLTALWPLISHWLVQLYLQRRRRKIP, from the exons ATGGCGCAGGAGGAGGACATACACAGCCTGGAGGCGAAATTTGTTGCTGCAGTTAAAGTGATCCGGAGTTTGCCTGATGAAG GTCCTTTCCAGCCATCTGATGACATGATGCTGATGTTCTATAGTTACTACAAGCAGGCCACCCTGGGGCCCTGCGACATCCCCAGACCGAACGGCTTCTGGGACACTCATGGAAAAGCTAAATg GGATGCATGGAGCTCTTTAGGAAATATGACAAAGGAAGAAGCCATGAAGAACTATGTTGAGGACATCCAGCTG ATTTTGGAGACCATGCCAATCTCGGATGAAGTGTCTGACCTGGTGCAGACGCTTGGCAATTTCTACTCAGGGGTagacagagaaggagaagaggctGAAGACAATGAGGTGGACAGCAGACCCTTCACCAGGCCTTTTGCAAACCACACAG GCTATGGGGATCTGTGGGATGATATACAAAACTTCCAAGAACATGACAGCAGTGTTCATGGCGTAAGTGTCAGTAATGAGGAAGCAGAGGGATGCAGAGAAAATAGTGAAATCGAGAGTAAAGAGGAAAGTAGTGATTGGAGGaaaagtgaggaagaggagaatggGGATGAAGAAGACAATACAGACGAtgaagacaaggaggaggaagaggaggaggaaaaag GCTGGAGGCCTCAGCCTCGGCTGCTGACGGTGGACAAAAGGTGGAGGTCTGACACCAGgggctccagcagcagcatggagcccAGCATGTCCTCCTTCACCAACGGGACAAACAGCTCCCTCAACAgcgaggtggaggaggaggagcttgcCTGCTCCGTGGAGCCCAGCGTGCAGTACAACTCCTATATGCACTTTAACGGACACCTGAGTG GTCATAGTGATGCTGTCTCTGAGAAGCACCACCGATCCACAGACTCAGATAACGAGGAATTCTGTGACTCAATGGAGCATCTGGCCATGGAAGAG TCTACATCAAAAATACTGTCACCCGGATCAGGAGCGGCTTCAGTGAGGAAAAGGGATCTTTGGTTTGAGAGCAACACCACCCTGAATGGAGGAGAGGATTCAGTACTCATGGGAGAGTCCTACTTTAAAGAAGGGATTAGTGCAAGCCAGCACAACAGCTCCTTGTCAAGAAGAGGGAGAG GTTCACTATCGCCAAGGGCAACCTGCAGCTCTCAGCGGTGTGCTAGCGTCGATGCCACCAACTGCTGTTTGTCACAGAGCCGACATCCTGTTAGCGTTGCCAGGGGAAACGTCAACGAACAAATAGCTACGGCTCTGCTGCGGCTGCAGCATGACATGGCCACAGTGTTGCACAGGCTGCACGCTCTGGAGGCGCATACGGTGTCACAG tcAAGATCATCTTCGCCAAGGCAGGACTCCCCCCTACCTGTAGCACAAAAG tTCCTGAGACCTTCTTGGTGGCCTTTTGACTTCTCTCCACTCACAGTGGTGTTGACTGCACTCTGGCCTCTGATTTCCCATTGGCTTGTCCAGCTTTACTTACAACGGAGGAGAAG GAAAATCCCATGA
- the LOC141776712 gene encoding acyl-CoA-binding domain-containing protein 5A-like isoform X4, with product MPISDEVSDLVQTLGNFYSGVDREGEEAEDNEVDSRPFTRPFANHTDDLVKQLYKPTMEGYGDLWDDIQNFQEHDSSVHGVSVSNEEAEGCRENSEIESKEESSDWRKSEEEENGDEEDNTDDEDKEEEEEEEKGWRPQPRLLTVDKRWRSDTRGSSSSMEPSMSSFTNGTNSSLNSEVEEEELACSVEPSVQYNSYMHFNGHLSGHSDAVSEKHHRSTDSDNEEFCDSMEHLAMEESTSKILSPGSGAASVRKRDLWFESNTTLNGGEDSVLMGESYFKEGISASQHNSSLSRRGRGSLSPRATCSSQRCASVDATNCCLSQSRHPVSVARGNVNEQIATALLRLQHDMATVLHRLHALEAHTVSQSRSSSPRQDSPLPVAQKFLRPSWWPFDFSPLTVVLTALWPLISHWLVQLYLQRRRRKIP from the exons ATGCCAATCTCGGATGAAGTGTCTGACCTGGTGCAGACGCTTGGCAATTTCTACTCAGGGGTagacagagaaggagaagaggctGAAGACAATGAGGTGGACAGCAGACCCTTCACCAGGCCTTTTGCAAACCACACAG ATGATCTGGTCAAACAATTATACAAACCAACAATGGAAG GCTATGGGGATCTGTGGGATGATATACAAAACTTCCAAGAACATGACAGCAGTGTTCATGGCGTAAGTGTCAGTAATGAGGAAGCAGAGGGATGCAGAGAAAATAGTGAAATCGAGAGTAAAGAGGAAAGTAGTGATTGGAGGaaaagtgaggaagaggagaatggGGATGAAGAAGACAATACAGACGAtgaagacaaggaggaggaagaggaggaggaaaaag GCTGGAGGCCTCAGCCTCGGCTGCTGACGGTGGACAAAAGGTGGAGGTCTGACACCAGgggctccagcagcagcatggagcccAGCATGTCCTCCTTCACCAACGGGACAAACAGCTCCCTCAACAgcgaggtggaggaggaggagcttgcCTGCTCCGTGGAGCCCAGCGTGCAGTACAACTCCTATATGCACTTTAACGGACACCTGAGTG GTCATAGTGATGCTGTCTCTGAGAAGCACCACCGATCCACAGACTCAGATAACGAGGAATTCTGTGACTCAATGGAGCATCTGGCCATGGAAGAG TCTACATCAAAAATACTGTCACCCGGATCAGGAGCGGCTTCAGTGAGGAAAAGGGATCTTTGGTTTGAGAGCAACACCACCCTGAATGGAGGAGAGGATTCAGTACTCATGGGAGAGTCCTACTTTAAAGAAGGGATTAGTGCAAGCCAGCACAACAGCTCCTTGTCAAGAAGAGGGAGAG GTTCACTATCGCCAAGGGCAACCTGCAGCTCTCAGCGGTGTGCTAGCGTCGATGCCACCAACTGCTGTTTGTCACAGAGCCGACATCCTGTTAGCGTTGCCAGGGGAAACGTCAACGAACAAATAGCTACGGCTCTGCTGCGGCTGCAGCATGACATGGCCACAGTGTTGCACAGGCTGCACGCTCTGGAGGCGCATACGGTGTCACAG tcAAGATCATCTTCGCCAAGGCAGGACTCCCCCCTACCTGTAGCACAAAAG tTCCTGAGACCTTCTTGGTGGCCTTTTGACTTCTCTCCACTCACAGTGGTGTTGACTGCACTCTGGCCTCTGATTTCCCATTGGCTTGTCCAGCTTTACTTACAACGGAGGAGAAG GAAAATCCCATGA
- the LOC141776715 gene encoding ATP-dependent zinc metalloprotease YME1L1-like isoform X2 — protein sequence MFSLSMTVQPQVTVPLSHLINVLHSMKSSVGSSSSSSSTTCKSRKHKQHASDSEQHRTEPMWNLRELGLSDLGARQLDELVNSVLPRLSPQEAPRPLAGQTAWRTSHLSTHSFYYNKHGFSGGAMPMSYSRQHPSPLQSVCTELQHWPVWVPSRGFKTLKSKTRRQQSASDRPLESEGFTPSFMKGFLTRDKVVEVESLDKLVKNKNIPDGHQDAFKRGFAEGFLKAQALTQRTQDSLRRTRLILLVLLLVGLYGISKTPFISGLDSAVDPVQMKNVTFEHVKGVEEAKNELQEVVEFLKNPEKFTVLGGKLPKGVLLVGPPGTGKTLLARAVAGEADVPFYYASGSEFDEMFVGVGASRIRNLFREAKANTPCVIFIDELDSVGGKRIESPMHPYSRQTINQLLAEMDGFKPNEGVIVIGATNFPEALDNALIRPGRFDMQVTVPKPDVKGRTEIINWYLKKIKVDPAIEANIIARGTVGFSGADLENLVNQAALKAAVDGKDMVTMKELEFAKDKILMGPERRSAEIDKKNKQITAYHESGHAIVAYYTKDAMPINKATIMPRGPSLGHVSMLPDDDRWSETRAQLLAQMDVSMGGRVAEEIIFGNEYITTGASSDFDGATKIAKLMVTRFGMCEKLGVMTYTDMTAQSPETQAAVEHEIRVLLKDSYERAKALLKSHTKEHKNLADALLMYETLDAKEIRLVLEGKALEAR from the exons ATGTTTTCTCTGTCAATGACTGTCCAGCCTCAG GTGACTGTACCTCTCAGCCACCTCATCAATGTCCTCCACTCTATGAAGAGCTCAGtgggaagcagcagcagcagcagcagcaccacctgcAAGTCAAGAAAACACAAGCAACATGCCTCGGACTCGGAACAACACCGCACAGAG CCCATGTGGAACCTGCGTGAGCTTGGCCTATCAGACCTGGGAGCACGGCAGCTGGATGAGCTGGTGAACAGCGTGTTGCCACGCTTGAGTCCACAGGAGGCGCCGCGTCCATTGGCCGGACAGACAGCCTGGAGGACCTCGCATCTTTCTACACACTCCTTTTACTACAATAAGCATG GATTCTCAGGTGGTGCGATGCCCATGTCTTATTCCAGGCAGCACCCGTCACCTCTTCAGTCTGTCTGCACTGAGCTACAACACTGGCCAG TGTGGGTTCCGAGCAGAGGGTTTAAAACTTTAAAGAGCAAAACCAGACGACAGCAGTCCGCCTCTGACCGCCCCCTGGAGTCTGAAGGGTTCACACCATCTTTTATGAAG GGTTTCCTGACACGTGACAAGGTGGTTGAAGTTGAAAGTCTAGACAAGCTGGTGAAGAACAAGAACATCCCAGATGGACATCAGGATGCTTTCAAGAGGGGCTTTGCTGAGGGTTTCCTGAAAGCCCAAGCCTTGACACAACGCACACAAG ACTCTCTCAGGAGGACTCGTCTGATCCTGCTGGTGTTGCTCCTTGTTGGGCTCTATGGCATCTCCAAGACGCCCTTCATATCGG GCCTGGACTCTGCTGTGGACCCTGTGCAGATGAAAAACGTGACGTTCGAACACGTCAAAGGGGTGGAAGAAGCAAAGAACGAGCTGCAGGAAGTGGTGGAGTTCCTGAAAAACCCCGAGAAGTTCACAGTCTTGGGAGGAAAGCTGCCAAAAG GTGTTCTACTGGTTGGCCCTCCCGGGACTGGAAAGACTCTACTGGCCAGAGCGGTGGCAGGAGAGGCAGATGTGCCGTTCTACTACGCCTCCGGGTCCGAGTTTGACGAGATGTTCGTTGGAGTGGGAGCCAGCCGCATCAGGAACCTTTTCA gGGAGGCTAAAGCAAACACTCCCTGCGTGATCTTCATCGATGAACTGGACAGTGTGGGTGGGAAAAGGATCGAGTCTCCCATGCACCCTTACTCCAGACAGACTATCAACCAGCTACTTGCAGAGATGGATGG GTTTAAACCAAACGAAGGCGTGATCGTCATTGGAGCAACCAACTTCCCAGAGGCTCTGGATAA TGCCCTGATCCGCCCGGGACGTTTTGACATGCAGGTGACTGTCCCCAAACCAGACGTGAAAGGACGCACGGAGATCATCAACTGGTACCTGAAGAAGATTAAAGTGGATCCAG CTATTGAGGCCAATATAATTGCCCGGGGCACAGTGGGCTTCTCTGGCGCTGACCTGGAAAATCTGGTCAACCAGGCCGCCCTGAAGGCAGCAGTCGATGGCAAAGACATGGTCACCATGAAGGAGCTGGAGTTTGCTAAAGACAAAATCCTCATGG GCCCTGAGAGAAGGAGTGCGGAAATAGACAAGAAGAACAAGCAGATCACAGCGTACCACGAATCAGGCCATGCAATCGTGGCTTACTACACCAAAGATGCCATGCCCATTAACAAGGCTACCATCATGCCCAGAGGCCCCAGTCTGGGACAT GTGTCCATGCTCCCGGATGACGATCGCTGGAGCGAGACTCGTGCTCAGCTACTGGCCCAGATGGACGTCAGTATGGGCGGCCGTGTAGCAGAGGAGATTATATTTGGCAACGAGTACATCACAACCG GTGCATCAAGCGACTTTGACGGTGCCACAAAGATCGCTAAACTGATGGTGACCAGATTTGGAATGTGTGAAAAG TTGGGTGTGATGACCTATACTGACATGACAGCCCAGAGCCCAGAGACGCAAGCAGCTGTGGAGCATGAAATCAGGGTGTTACTGAAG GATTCATATGAGCGTGCCAAAGCCCTGCTGAAGTCTCACACCAAAGAGCACAAAAACCTGGCGGATGCTCTGCTCATGTACGAGACGCTGGACGCCAAAGAGATTCGGCTGGTCCTGGAGGGCAAGGCCCTGGAGGCCAGATGA
- the LOC141776715 gene encoding ATP-dependent zinc metalloprotease YME1L1-like isoform X1, with the protein MFSLSMTVQPQVTVPLSHLINVLHSMKSSVGSSSSSSSTTCKSRKHKQHASDSEQHRTEPMWNLRELGLSDLGARQLDELVNSVLPRLSPQEAPRPLAGQTAWRTSHLSTHSFYYNKHGFSGGAMPMSYSRQHPSPLQSVCTELQHWPVWVPSRGFKTLKSKTRRQQSASDRPLESEGFTPSFMKGFLTRDKVVEVESLDKLVKNKNIPDGHQDAFKRGFAEGFLKAQALTQRTQDSLRRTRLILLVLLLVGLYGISKTPFISVRFRTTSGLDSAVDPVQMKNVTFEHVKGVEEAKNELQEVVEFLKNPEKFTVLGGKLPKGVLLVGPPGTGKTLLARAVAGEADVPFYYASGSEFDEMFVGVGASRIRNLFREAKANTPCVIFIDELDSVGGKRIESPMHPYSRQTINQLLAEMDGFKPNEGVIVIGATNFPEALDNALIRPGRFDMQVTVPKPDVKGRTEIINWYLKKIKVDPAIEANIIARGTVGFSGADLENLVNQAALKAAVDGKDMVTMKELEFAKDKILMGPERRSAEIDKKNKQITAYHESGHAIVAYYTKDAMPINKATIMPRGPSLGHVSMLPDDDRWSETRAQLLAQMDVSMGGRVAEEIIFGNEYITTGASSDFDGATKIAKLMVTRFGMCEKLGVMTYTDMTAQSPETQAAVEHEIRVLLKDSYERAKALLKSHTKEHKNLADALLMYETLDAKEIRLVLEGKALEAR; encoded by the exons ATGTTTTCTCTGTCAATGACTGTCCAGCCTCAG GTGACTGTACCTCTCAGCCACCTCATCAATGTCCTCCACTCTATGAAGAGCTCAGtgggaagcagcagcagcagcagcagcaccacctgcAAGTCAAGAAAACACAAGCAACATGCCTCGGACTCGGAACAACACCGCACAGAG CCCATGTGGAACCTGCGTGAGCTTGGCCTATCAGACCTGGGAGCACGGCAGCTGGATGAGCTGGTGAACAGCGTGTTGCCACGCTTGAGTCCACAGGAGGCGCCGCGTCCATTGGCCGGACAGACAGCCTGGAGGACCTCGCATCTTTCTACACACTCCTTTTACTACAATAAGCATG GATTCTCAGGTGGTGCGATGCCCATGTCTTATTCCAGGCAGCACCCGTCACCTCTTCAGTCTGTCTGCACTGAGCTACAACACTGGCCAG TGTGGGTTCCGAGCAGAGGGTTTAAAACTTTAAAGAGCAAAACCAGACGACAGCAGTCCGCCTCTGACCGCCCCCTGGAGTCTGAAGGGTTCACACCATCTTTTATGAAG GGTTTCCTGACACGTGACAAGGTGGTTGAAGTTGAAAGTCTAGACAAGCTGGTGAAGAACAAGAACATCCCAGATGGACATCAGGATGCTTTCAAGAGGGGCTTTGCTGAGGGTTTCCTGAAAGCCCAAGCCTTGACACAACGCACACAAG ACTCTCTCAGGAGGACTCGTCTGATCCTGCTGGTGTTGCTCCTTGTTGGGCTCTATGGCATCTCCAAGACGCCCTTCATATCGG TACGGTTCCGGACCACATCAGGCCTGGACTCTGCTGTGGACCCTGTGCAGATGAAAAACGTGACGTTCGAACACGTCAAAGGGGTGGAAGAAGCAAAGAACGAGCTGCAGGAAGTGGTGGAGTTCCTGAAAAACCCCGAGAAGTTCACAGTCTTGGGAGGAAAGCTGCCAAAAG GTGTTCTACTGGTTGGCCCTCCCGGGACTGGAAAGACTCTACTGGCCAGAGCGGTGGCAGGAGAGGCAGATGTGCCGTTCTACTACGCCTCCGGGTCCGAGTTTGACGAGATGTTCGTTGGAGTGGGAGCCAGCCGCATCAGGAACCTTTTCA gGGAGGCTAAAGCAAACACTCCCTGCGTGATCTTCATCGATGAACTGGACAGTGTGGGTGGGAAAAGGATCGAGTCTCCCATGCACCCTTACTCCAGACAGACTATCAACCAGCTACTTGCAGAGATGGATGG GTTTAAACCAAACGAAGGCGTGATCGTCATTGGAGCAACCAACTTCCCAGAGGCTCTGGATAA TGCCCTGATCCGCCCGGGACGTTTTGACATGCAGGTGACTGTCCCCAAACCAGACGTGAAAGGACGCACGGAGATCATCAACTGGTACCTGAAGAAGATTAAAGTGGATCCAG CTATTGAGGCCAATATAATTGCCCGGGGCACAGTGGGCTTCTCTGGCGCTGACCTGGAAAATCTGGTCAACCAGGCCGCCCTGAAGGCAGCAGTCGATGGCAAAGACATGGTCACCATGAAGGAGCTGGAGTTTGCTAAAGACAAAATCCTCATGG GCCCTGAGAGAAGGAGTGCGGAAATAGACAAGAAGAACAAGCAGATCACAGCGTACCACGAATCAGGCCATGCAATCGTGGCTTACTACACCAAAGATGCCATGCCCATTAACAAGGCTACCATCATGCCCAGAGGCCCCAGTCTGGGACAT GTGTCCATGCTCCCGGATGACGATCGCTGGAGCGAGACTCGTGCTCAGCTACTGGCCCAGATGGACGTCAGTATGGGCGGCCGTGTAGCAGAGGAGATTATATTTGGCAACGAGTACATCACAACCG GTGCATCAAGCGACTTTGACGGTGCCACAAAGATCGCTAAACTGATGGTGACCAGATTTGGAATGTGTGAAAAG TTGGGTGTGATGACCTATACTGACATGACAGCCCAGAGCCCAGAGACGCAAGCAGCTGTGGAGCATGAAATCAGGGTGTTACTGAAG GATTCATATGAGCGTGCCAAAGCCCTGCTGAAGTCTCACACCAAAGAGCACAAAAACCTGGCGGATGCTCTGCTCATGTACGAGACGCTGGACGCCAAAGAGATTCGGCTGGTCCTGGAGGGCAAGGCCCTGGAGGCCAGATGA